The Actinomadura graeca nucleotide sequence CGCCGACGGCGAGCTGGAACGCAAGCGCGCGCTGAGCCGGCTGTCGCACAACGACCTGTCCGGCCTGTCGTTCGAGCGCGACCACGCGGCGCTCGCCGAGCTGTGCTGCCACCTCATGCGCGAGTTCGACCTCGCCGAGGCCCAGCGGCTCGGCGGCCTCGCCGCCGAGCTCAGCCACCGCGACGACCTCACCGACGCCGACAAGCTGGACTGCTGGGGGCTGGAACTGACGCGGCTGGTGGGCGAGCGCGCCCTGCGCCAGGCCGCCCGCCGGCTGCGGGACCGCCCGCGGGAGGAGACCCGCAGGGTCGTGCCCGAGGAGGACCGGCCCGTCGCCGCGCCCGAGCCCGACTACGCCGAGTCCTCGGCGGGGCCGCTGCGCCCGCCCGCGGGCAAGGCGTCCCGCCTGGCCTCCGGCGCCAACGGCCGTGCGGAGCGCAAGTCCTTCAGCGACGCGTGAGGGGCGTGGAATGCCGGTGTGCCCGTCGGGGCGCACCGGTCATTTCATCAGGCGGACCCGGCGGGTCTGGCGGACGGCGGTCGCCGTCCCCTGCCACGCCCGTCCGGCGCGGTCGCGGTGGACGTCCCGCGCCGCCGGGGCCCCGGCCGCCGTCAGGACCTCGGCCGGATGATCAATGGGGGGACGCTCTCGTCCCGCTCCTCCAGGGCCGCCGCGATGCGGTGCAGCGCCTCGGCCATCGAGACCAGCGCCTGCACCTGGGCGGCCGCCATGAGATTCCCCGGTGACGGATCGGCGGCCTGTGCCTCCGCTGCCGCGTCGCACGCCTGCTGGCTCCACCAATGCACGCGGCGATCCTAGGGGAACCGGCCGATCCGGCACCCGCCGCCGCGCGGACACTCTCGACGAAAGGCCCGACACCCGTGAACCGATGGCCGCCCGACTGGGCCGTGAAACCGCTGCGCAGGCTCACCGCGGGGGAACTCGCGGAGGCGCTGGAGTACCTTGAGAAACACCGCCCGGACGACGATGTCCTCGGCCGTGCCCTCGCCGGCGAGTTCGCCCGACGCACCGCCGCCGAGCACCGTCCCGCCAAGCATGCCCGTCCCGTCTGACCTCGCGGGAGAGCGACGATGACGACAGTGAGACTGCGCAGGGTGTACGAGCCGGCGTCCGTGGAGGACGGCACCCGCGTGCTGGTCGACCGAGTCTGGCCGCGCGGCCTGACGAAGGACGCCGCCCGCCTTTCCCGCTGGGAGAAGGACGTCGCGCCGTCCACGGAACTCCGCAAGTGGTTCGGCCACGAAGCCGGCAAGTACCCCGAATTCAAGCGCCGCTACGCCGGCGAACTCGAGGATCCCGTCCGCGCCGCCGCGCTGGACCGCCTGCGCGACCTGGCCGCCAAGGGTCCTCTCACTCTCCTGACGGCCACCAAGGACCTGCCCCACAGCCATGCCGCGTTCCTCGCCGGCCATTTGAGCGGCTGAACGCGCGCCGCCCACCGTGAAAGGCCCGATCCACCGGGATTCGGCCGGCCACAAAGGCGGCCGCTTGCGTCGGCGCAAGCCCTCTGTCGTGAAATCGGCCGTGCCGCGATCATGATTGGCGAATGCGCCGGATCCTTCTGCGGCGCGTAATGGCGGAGGCCGCCGTGTCCCGTCGTGCTCGTGCCCGCGCCGGGCGAAGATGTCCGGGAATCTGTCAAGGCCGAGAAAGTGGCCTCTTAAGGTCATGGCACCGGATGCCCGGCCCGTTACGCTAATTGTGGGCTTTTGTCTGATTCGATGGGATGATCGTGGCCGAACAGTTCGAAGCGCATCTGCCGTCGGTTCCCGGACTCGACCCCAACGTGGCCAATTCGGCGCGCGTGTGGGACTACTGGCTGGGGGGCCATCAGTACTACGAGGCCGACAAGGTGATGGCCGACGA carries:
- a CDS encoding DUF488 domain-containing protein, which codes for MTTVRLRRVYEPASVEDGTRVLVDRVWPRGLTKDAARLSRWEKDVAPSTELRKWFGHEAGKYPEFKRRYAGELEDPVRAAALDRLRDLAAKGPLTLLTATKDLPHSHAAFLAGHLSG